A window of the Microbacterium sp. AZCO genome harbors these coding sequences:
- a CDS encoding DUF6458 family protein, which produces MSIGAGIVLFVIGAILAFALNVQLDWVNLDLVGYILMGAGVVVVLIGIVLLMRRRRSDVVTHTAVDPVAGERVTRRSTATPDDTAGL; this is translated from the coding sequence ATGAGCATCGGTGCAGGAATCGTCCTCTTCGTGATCGGCGCAATCCTCGCGTTCGCCCTGAACGTCCAGCTGGACTGGGTCAACCTCGACCTGGTCGGCTACATCCTGATGGGCGCGGGTGTCGTCGTCGTCCTGATCGGAATCGTGCTCCTGATGCGTCGCCGCCGGTCCGATGTCGTCACCCACACCGCCGTCGACCCGGTCGCGGGGGAGCGGGTCACGCGCCGCTCCACGGCCACGCCCGACGACACCGCGGGACTCTGA
- a CDS encoding DUF885 domain-containing protein yields the protein MSDSPRASTPIDGIADRWVDTVAELDPSLATYIGRNEHNGRYADFSPEGQERLIEATRASLRELQAATPADAVDVVTKEDLSRELQLALDLHEAQWHLRDLNVIASPAQDIRSVFDLMPTDTVDDWAVVATRLKALPAAVDGYIATLREGIAQGVVPARRQVAEVVTQIARYTNDTGFFADFAGEAAPAEGQLPASLARDLSDNANAARVAYDRLSSFLSGELAPAAGEADAVGRELYALQSRNFLGATIDLDETYEWGVEELARMVAEQEEIAHEIKAGASVEEAVAFLEQDPARKLQGTEALQRWMQETSDRAIAELGTTHFDIPEPIRRLECMIAPTKEGGIYYTGPTDDFSRPGRMWWSVPEGVEDFDTWRELTTVYHEGVPGHHLQIAQAVYNRAELNSWRRLLAGTSGHAEGWALYAERLMQQLGYLDDPADRLGMLDGQRMRAARVVLDIGVHLSKPRPDGAGTWDAAYALEFMRHNVNMSDEFIRFEVNRYLGWPGQAPSYKVGQRIWEQLRDEVAESEGDAFSIKAFHKRALELGGVGLDTLRTALVG from the coding sequence ATGAGTGATTCTCCGCGCGCCTCCACGCCGATCGACGGGATCGCCGACCGCTGGGTCGACACCGTCGCCGAACTCGACCCCTCGCTGGCCACCTACATCGGGCGCAACGAGCACAACGGGCGGTACGCGGACTTCTCGCCCGAGGGGCAGGAGCGGCTCATCGAGGCGACCCGCGCGAGCCTTCGCGAGCTGCAGGCCGCGACGCCGGCAGACGCGGTCGACGTCGTCACCAAGGAGGACCTCTCGCGAGAGCTGCAGCTCGCCCTCGACCTCCACGAGGCGCAGTGGCACCTCCGCGACCTCAACGTCATCGCCTCGCCGGCGCAGGACATCCGTTCGGTCTTCGACCTCATGCCGACCGACACTGTCGACGACTGGGCCGTCGTCGCGACGCGGCTCAAGGCACTTCCCGCAGCCGTCGACGGATACATCGCGACCCTGCGCGAGGGCATCGCGCAGGGTGTCGTCCCCGCCCGACGCCAGGTGGCCGAGGTCGTGACCCAGATCGCGCGCTACACGAACGACACGGGCTTCTTCGCCGACTTCGCGGGCGAGGCGGCTCCCGCCGAGGGCCAGCTGCCGGCATCCCTCGCCCGCGATCTCTCCGACAACGCCAACGCGGCCCGGGTCGCCTACGACCGCCTCTCGTCGTTCCTGTCGGGCGAGCTCGCGCCCGCCGCCGGCGAGGCCGATGCGGTGGGCCGCGAGCTCTACGCCCTGCAGTCGCGCAACTTCCTCGGCGCGACGATCGATCTCGACGAGACCTACGAGTGGGGCGTCGAGGAGCTCGCCCGCATGGTGGCCGAGCAGGAGGAGATCGCGCACGAGATCAAGGCGGGCGCGAGCGTCGAGGAGGCCGTCGCCTTCCTCGAGCAGGATCCCGCCCGCAAGCTGCAGGGCACCGAGGCGCTGCAGCGCTGGATGCAGGAGACGAGCGATCGGGCGATCGCCGAGCTCGGCACGACCCACTTCGACATCCCCGAGCCGATCCGCAGGCTCGAGTGCATGATCGCGCCGACGAAGGAAGGCGGAATCTACTACACCGGCCCAACCGACGACTTCTCGCGTCCCGGTCGCATGTGGTGGTCGGTGCCGGAGGGCGTCGAGGACTTCGACACGTGGCGCGAGCTGACGACCGTCTATCACGAGGGCGTTCCGGGCCACCACCTGCAGATCGCGCAGGCCGTCTACAACCGCGCGGAGCTCAACTCGTGGCGCCGACTGCTCGCCGGCACGTCGGGTCACGCGGAGGGCTGGGCACTCTACGCCGAGCGGCTCATGCAGCAGCTCGGCTACCTCGATGACCCGGCCGACCGGCTCGGGATGCTCGACGGCCAGCGCATGCGGGCCGCTCGCGTCGTGCTGGACATCGGCGTGCACCTCTCCAAGCCCCGGCCGGATGGCGCGGGCACCTGGGACGCCGCCTACGCGCTCGAGTTCATGCGCCACAACGTGAACATGTCCGACGAGTTCATCCGCTTCGAGGTCAACCGCTACCTCGGCTGGCCCGGACAGGCCCCCTCGTACAAGGTCGGCCAGCGCATCTGGGAGCAGCTGCGCGACGAGGTCGCGGAGTCCGAGGGGGACGCGTTCTCGATCAAGGCGTTCCACAAGCGTGCACTCGAGCTGGGCGGCGTCGGGCTCGACACCTTGCGCACAGCGCTCGTGGGCTGA
- a CDS encoding MFS transporter: MTDATTATISERLDRLPFTRPHLRIVAGSGSGWALDAMDVGLISFVIAALAQQWALAPSQTAWIASIGFVGMAIGAGVGGLLADRFGRRQVFALTLIVYGLATGASALVGGLALLLVFRFFVGLGLGAELPVASTYVSEFAPARIRGRLVVILEAFWAIGWTAAALIGFLVIPSSEQGWRWAFALGAVPAAYALFVRWRLPESARWLERRGRIDEAERVVAEFEVAAAPASAEASGGERSAPAPARGDAAAPGDAAAPTAVTGRLGTLWHAEFRGRTASLWVVWFCVNFSYYGAFIWIPSLLVAQGYDLVRSFGFTLVITLAQLPGYIVAAWLVEVWGRRATLSVFLAGSAVSAVLFGTAASEPTIIATGMALSFFNLGAWGALYAVTPEMYPTSLRATGSGWAAGIGRIASIVAPLTVPVMLSVGGASALFVLFAVFFGIAAIAAWGLADRRGRALDDR; this comes from the coding sequence ATGACGGATGCCACGACCGCGACGATCTCGGAGCGCCTCGACCGGCTGCCCTTCACACGTCCGCATCTGCGGATCGTCGCGGGTTCGGGCAGCGGCTGGGCCCTCGACGCGATGGACGTCGGGCTCATCTCGTTCGTCATCGCCGCCCTGGCCCAGCAGTGGGCGCTCGCGCCGTCGCAGACGGCCTGGATCGCATCCATCGGGTTCGTCGGGATGGCGATCGGCGCGGGTGTGGGCGGACTGCTCGCCGACCGCTTCGGCCGGAGGCAGGTCTTCGCGCTCACTCTGATCGTGTACGGCCTCGCCACGGGCGCGAGTGCGCTCGTCGGCGGTCTCGCGCTTCTGCTCGTCTTCCGGTTCTTCGTCGGGCTGGGACTGGGTGCCGAGCTTCCCGTCGCCTCGACCTATGTGAGCGAATTCGCACCCGCCCGCATCCGCGGCCGACTCGTCGTGATCCTGGAGGCGTTCTGGGCGATCGGGTGGACCGCCGCGGCGCTGATCGGATTCCTCGTGATCCCGAGCTCGGAGCAGGGATGGCGGTGGGCGTTCGCGCTCGGCGCGGTGCCGGCCGCCTATGCACTGTTCGTCCGATGGCGTCTGCCGGAGTCGGCCCGGTGGCTCGAGCGGCGCGGGCGGATCGACGAGGCCGAGCGTGTCGTCGCGGAGTTCGAAGTGGCGGCGGCTCCGGCGAGTGCGGAGGCGTCCGGCGGCGAGCGCTCCGCTCCGGCTCCTGCGCGCGGCGACGCCGCCGCGCCCGGCGACGCCGCCGCGCCGACGGCGGTCACGGGTCGCCTGGGCACGCTCTGGCACGCCGAGTTCCGCGGGAGGACAGCATCGCTCTGGGTGGTGTGGTTCTGCGTCAACTTCTCCTACTACGGAGCGTTCATCTGGATCCCGTCGCTGCTCGTCGCCCAGGGGTACGACCTGGTCCGATCGTTCGGATTCACCCTCGTCATCACGCTCGCACAGCTCCCGGGGTACATCGTGGCCGCCTGGCTCGTGGAGGTGTGGGGCCGTCGGGCGACCCTCTCGGTCTTCCTGGCGGGATCGGCCGTCTCAGCCGTGCTCTTCGGAACGGCTGCGAGCGAGCCGACGATCATCGCGACGGGCATGGCGCTGTCGTTCTTCAACCTCGGCGCGTGGGGGGCGCTCTACGCCGTCACCCCCGAGATGTACCCCACCTCGCTCCGCGCGACGGGGTCGGGCTGGGCCGCCGGCATCGGCCGGATCGCGTCAATCGTCGCGCCCCTCACCGTTCCCGTGATGCTCTCGGTGGGCGGGGCATCGGCCCTCTTCGTGCTGTTCGCGGTGTTCTTCGGGATCGCGGCGATCGCCGCGTGGGGTCTCGCGGACCGTCGAGGACGCGCCCTCGACGACCGGTGA
- a CDS encoding hotdog fold thioesterase: MSDAASVTDDRLEWARSRGIGALAEKMGFEWIEFTLERAVARMPVEGNTQPVGLFHGGAYVVLGESLGSMHANLHAGPGRLAVGIDINATHTRSATSGFVTGVCTPIHLGRSLTVHEIAVTDDQGRRCSTIRITNMIRDL; the protein is encoded by the coding sequence ATGTCCGACGCCGCCTCCGTGACCGACGATCGGCTCGAGTGGGCCCGCTCCCGCGGGATCGGCGCGCTCGCCGAGAAGATGGGCTTCGAGTGGATCGAGTTCACCCTCGAGCGTGCCGTCGCTCGGATGCCCGTCGAGGGAAACACCCAGCCGGTCGGGCTCTTCCACGGCGGGGCGTACGTCGTGCTCGGCGAGTCGCTCGGCTCGATGCACGCGAACCTCCACGCCGGGCCCGGCCGTCTCGCCGTCGGCATCGACATCAATGCGACGCACACGCGCTCCGCGACCTCGGGGTTCGTGACCGGGGTCTGCACCCCGATCCACCTCGGCCGCAGCCTCACCGTGCACGAGATCGCGGTGACCGACGATCAGGGTCGGCGCTGCTCGACGATCCGCATCACGAACATGATCCGCGACCTGTAG
- a CDS encoding LLM class flavin-dependent oxidoreductase, whose amino-acid sequence MANTTPSDVQLGLDTFGDVTRDESGELLSGAETIRNVVEQAVLADEVGLSFFGVGEHHRSEFAVSSPEIVLAAAAARTRRIHLGTAVTVLSSDDPVRVFERFSTLDAVSRGRAEVILGRGSFIESFPLFGYDLRDYEVLFDEKLDLFSQLLTEKPVTWSGTTRASLQDAHVFPKTEQGLKAWVGVGGTPESVVRAARYGYGLMLAIIGGPAGRFRPFVDLYHRSLDTFGRDRLPIGVHSPGHIADTDQQAWDEAYAGFEAMNNTIGRERGWPAYNRLRFQHDVGPEGALYVGSPETVARKIADTVTTLGVDRFDMKFSTGTLSHDHMMRSIELYGTKVAPLVRELLA is encoded by the coding sequence ATGGCCAACACCACCCCGTCGGACGTCCAGCTCGGTCTCGACACCTTCGGCGACGTCACACGCGACGAGTCCGGCGAACTGCTGAGCGGCGCCGAGACGATCCGCAACGTCGTCGAACAGGCCGTCCTCGCCGACGAGGTCGGACTGTCGTTCTTCGGCGTGGGGGAGCACCACCGCTCCGAGTTCGCGGTCTCGAGTCCCGAGATCGTGCTCGCGGCCGCCGCCGCCCGCACGCGCCGGATCCACCTCGGCACGGCGGTCACCGTACTCTCCAGCGATGACCCCGTCCGCGTTTTCGAGCGCTTCTCGACGCTGGATGCCGTCTCCCGGGGCCGCGCCGAGGTCATCCTCGGCCGCGGCTCGTTCATCGAGTCCTTCCCGCTCTTCGGCTACGACCTGCGCGACTACGAGGTGCTCTTCGACGAGAAGCTCGACCTGTTCTCGCAGCTCCTCACCGAGAAGCCGGTCACCTGGAGCGGCACGACCCGCGCGTCCCTGCAGGACGCCCACGTCTTCCCGAAGACCGAGCAGGGGCTCAAGGCCTGGGTCGGCGTTGGCGGCACACCGGAGTCCGTCGTGCGCGCGGCGCGCTACGGCTACGGCCTCATGCTCGCGATCATCGGAGGACCCGCCGGCCGGTTCCGCCCGTTCGTCGACCTGTACCACCGATCGCTCGACACGTTCGGCCGCGACCGCCTCCCGATCGGCGTCCACTCGCCGGGCCACATCGCGGACACCGATCAGCAGGCGTGGGACGAGGCGTACGCCGGGTTCGAGGCGATGAACAACACGATCGGCCGCGAGCGTGGCTGGCCGGCCTACAACCGCCTGCGCTTCCAGCACGACGTCGGTCCCGAGGGAGCGCTCTACGTGGGGTCGCCCGAGACCGTGGCCCGCAAGATCGCCGACACCGTGACGACGCTCGGCGTCGACCGGTTCGACATGAAGTTCTCGACCGGCACGCTGTCGCACGACCACATGATGCGGTCGATCGAGCTCTACGGCACGAAGGTCGCGCCGCTCGTGCGCGAGCTGCTGGCCTAG
- a CDS encoding metalloregulator ArsR/SmtB family transcription factor: MATGSGDALSRTFAALADPTRRRMLARLSAGQATVGELAEPFDMTFAAVSKHLRVLEAAGLVTRGRDAQFRPAQLDARPLAEASQWIADYARFWSDSLDSLDSYLNALQQLTPTEEPHDHHDKENHHD, encoded by the coding sequence ATGGCGACAGGATCGGGCGATGCCCTGAGCCGCACGTTCGCCGCGCTCGCCGACCCGACGCGCCGCCGGATGCTCGCGCGGCTCTCGGCCGGGCAGGCGACGGTGGGGGAGTTGGCAGAGCCCTTCGACATGACCTTCGCCGCCGTGTCGAAGCACCTGCGCGTGCTCGAGGCGGCCGGCCTCGTCACGCGGGGGCGCGACGCCCAGTTCCGCCCGGCGCAGCTCGACGCGCGGCCCCTTGCCGAGGCATCCCAGTGGATCGCCGACTATGCGCGATTCTGGTCCGATTCCCTCGACTCCCTCGACTCGTACCTCAACGCCCTGCAGCAGCTCACCCCCACCGAAGAACCGCACGACCACCACGACAAGGAGAACCACCATGACTGA
- a CDS encoding dihydrofolate reductase family protein, with amino-acid sequence MTRVVFNTATTLDGYLADDQDSLDWLFAVPGADDAAAAFSGFLAGIGVLVMGSTTYEWVLAHEKLVEHPEKWNEFYGDRPSFVLSTRDLPLLPGAPLRLHSGSVRELWPDILAAAGGTDIWIVGGGDVVGQFADEGLLDEVRVSIAPATLGSGRPLLPRRIGSDRFRLESVGQRGQFAELVYSVRPPA; translated from the coding sequence ATGACACGCGTCGTCTTCAACACCGCCACGACTCTCGACGGCTACCTCGCCGACGACCAGGACTCGCTCGACTGGCTCTTCGCCGTGCCGGGCGCCGACGACGCGGCCGCAGCGTTCTCCGGCTTCCTCGCCGGCATCGGCGTGCTCGTGATGGGGTCGACGACGTACGAGTGGGTGCTCGCGCACGAGAAGCTCGTCGAGCACCCGGAGAAGTGGAACGAGTTCTACGGCGATCGGCCAAGCTTCGTGCTCTCCACGCGCGATCTTCCGCTCCTGCCCGGCGCCCCCCTGCGCCTGCACTCTGGGTCGGTGCGCGAGCTCTGGCCCGACATCCTCGCAGCGGCGGGCGGCACGGACATCTGGATCGTCGGCGGCGGGGACGTCGTCGGACAGTTCGCCGACGAGGGGCTCCTCGACGAGGTGCGGGTCTCGATCGCCCCGGCAACGCTCGGGTCCGGCCGTCCCCTGCTCCCCCGCCGTATCGGCTCCGACCGATTCAGGTTGGAGTCCGTTGGGCAGCGCGGGCAGTTCGCCGAGCTCGTCTACTCGGTGCGTCCGCCTGCGTGA
- a CDS encoding phosphoribosyltransferase family protein produces the protein MAIFADRVAAGRELAAALESQRGTDAVVLGIPRGGVVVAAEIACELALPLGVAVVRKLGAPDHEEFAVGAIADGVRVVDPAATRLHGVTPEGLAAVEEAERAELARRSRLFAERPLAVDGRTVIIVDDGVATGATAKAACRAQHARHPARIVLAVPVAPSRWLPEEAVVDEFVCPHRERDFWAVGQFYDDFTQTTDEEVARLLAHDLP, from the coding sequence ATGGCCATCTTCGCGGATCGCGTGGCGGCCGGCCGGGAGCTCGCTGCCGCGCTCGAGTCGCAACGCGGCACGGATGCCGTCGTGCTCGGCATCCCGCGCGGCGGCGTCGTCGTGGCGGCGGAGATCGCGTGCGAGCTCGCGCTCCCCCTCGGCGTCGCCGTCGTGCGCAAGCTCGGCGCGCCCGACCACGAGGAATTCGCCGTCGGCGCGATCGCCGATGGCGTGCGGGTCGTCGACCCGGCGGCGACCCGTCTGCACGGCGTCACACCCGAAGGGCTCGCGGCGGTCGAAGAGGCCGAGCGCGCCGAGCTGGCACGCCGCAGCCGCCTCTTCGCCGAGCGGCCGCTCGCCGTGGACGGGCGCACGGTGATCATCGTCGACGACGGCGTCGCGACCGGCGCGACCGCGAAGGCGGCCTGTCGCGCGCAGCACGCGCGCCACCCGGCCCGCATCGTACTGGCGGTTCCCGTGGCGCCCTCGCGATGGCTGCCCGAAGAGGCGGTCGTCGACGAGTTCGTCTGCCCGCACCGCGAACGCGATTTCTGGGCCGTCGGCCAGTTCTACGACGACTTCACCCAGACGACCGACGAGGAGGTCGCGCGCCTGCTGGCGCACGACCTCCCCTAG
- the polA gene encoding DNA polymerase I: MTDSAKPTLLVVDGHSLAYRAFYALPVENFSTKDGQHTNGIYGFLSMLINLIKAEKPTHLAVAFDTSRQSFRTREYAEYKANRSETPSEFKGQIPLLQDCLAAMSIQVLQQEDIEADDILATLATQGAEAGFQVLVCSGDRDTIQLVNDDITLLYPNVQGVSQLKRYDRQAVIDRYGVPPEQYPDIAALVGETSDNLPGVPKVGEKTAVKWLTQFGSLDSLLENADKVTGVVGGNLREHLDSVRRNRTLNRLLRDVELPLGPADLEVQPMDAQAVRDIFARLEFKTLIPRVAELAGIEQQMAAVASAAAVPMPVPVEPAPDALPAWLAAAKGEVGVTILIEAGLPQRVGFATRDAAAEAAWTPEVAAALTDWLASDAPKIVNDAKPQVKALTRAGLRLGGLAFDTLLAGWLLRPSFPDKSLADLVDRYLDEKLPESDPAQLVPETEGATPGQLSWYTLRVAEALRAEMAESVSAVLTDIELPTLQTLADMELAGVAVSHAKLSQFSGELGERADAIAQEAYAAIGREVNLGSPKQLQEVLFDELQLPKTRKTKTGYSTDAAVLADLQETNPHPFLDLLLQHREATKLRQIIESLDVAIAEDGRVRTTYLQTGSQTGRLSSTDPNLQNIPVRTEESRRIRSAFEVGAGHETLLTADYSQIEMRIMAHLSEDPGLIEAFNSGEDLHRFVGARVFGVAPEEVTAQMRTKVKAMSYGLVYGLSAFGLSKQLRIEQSEAKQLMMEYFARFGAVRDYLRSSVEQARIDGYTETIFGRRRPFPDLASPNRVLRENAERAALNAPIQGSAADIMKIALFHIHDDFRAEGLQSRVLMQIHDELVVEVAEGEWDAAERVVRERMGDAARLSVPLDVQIGRGGDWNEAAH; this comes from the coding sequence GTGACGGACTCCGCAAAGCCTACCCTCCTCGTCGTAGACGGCCATTCGCTCGCATATCGGGCCTTCTACGCGCTCCCCGTCGAGAACTTCTCGACGAAGGACGGGCAGCACACGAACGGCATCTACGGGTTCCTCTCGATGCTCATCAACCTCATCAAGGCCGAGAAGCCGACGCATCTGGCGGTGGCGTTCGACACGTCGCGACAGTCGTTCCGCACGCGCGAGTACGCCGAGTACAAGGCGAATCGCTCCGAGACGCCGTCCGAGTTCAAGGGCCAGATCCCGCTCCTGCAGGACTGCCTGGCGGCGATGAGCATCCAGGTGCTCCAGCAGGAGGACATCGAGGCCGACGACATCCTGGCGACCCTCGCGACGCAGGGCGCGGAGGCGGGCTTCCAGGTGCTGGTCTGCTCGGGCGATCGCGACACGATCCAGCTCGTCAACGACGACATCACGCTGCTCTACCCCAACGTGCAGGGCGTCTCGCAGCTCAAGCGCTACGACCGCCAGGCGGTCATCGACCGCTACGGCGTGCCGCCCGAGCAGTACCCCGACATCGCGGCGCTCGTCGGCGAGACGAGCGACAACCTGCCCGGCGTGCCGAAGGTGGGGGAGAAGACCGCCGTCAAGTGGCTGACGCAGTTCGGCTCGCTCGACAGTCTGCTCGAGAACGCCGATAAGGTTACCGGTGTCGTCGGGGGCAACCTGCGCGAGCACCTCGACTCGGTCCGGCGCAATCGCACGCTCAACCGCCTGCTGCGCGACGTCGAACTGCCGCTCGGCCCCGCCGACCTCGAGGTGCAGCCCATGGACGCGCAGGCCGTCCGCGACATCTTCGCTCGCCTCGAGTTCAAGACGCTCATCCCGCGGGTCGCAGAGCTCGCGGGCATCGAACAGCAGATGGCCGCCGTCGCGTCGGCCGCCGCCGTGCCGATGCCCGTCCCCGTCGAGCCCGCGCCCGACGCGCTGCCCGCCTGGCTCGCGGCGGCGAAGGGCGAGGTCGGGGTCACGATCCTGATCGAGGCGGGCCTGCCGCAGAGGGTGGGATTCGCGACACGGGATGCCGCGGCCGAGGCCGCCTGGACGCCCGAGGTCGCCGCGGCGCTCACCGACTGGCTCGCCTCGGATGCGCCGAAGATCGTCAACGACGCCAAGCCGCAGGTGAAGGCGCTCACCCGCGCGGGGCTGCGGCTCGGTGGGCTCGCGTTCGACACGCTGCTCGCCGGCTGGCTGCTGCGCCCCAGCTTCCCCGACAAGTCGCTCGCCGATCTCGTCGACCGCTACCTCGACGAGAAGCTGCCCGAGTCCGACCCCGCGCAGCTCGTCCCCGAGACCGAGGGGGCGACGCCGGGCCAGCTGTCCTGGTACACCCTGCGCGTGGCCGAGGCGCTGCGCGCAGAGATGGCCGAGTCGGTCTCGGCGGTGCTGACCGACATCGAGCTGCCGACGTTGCAGACGCTCGCCGACATGGAGCTCGCGGGCGTCGCCGTGTCGCACGCGAAGCTGTCGCAGTTCTCCGGCGAGCTGGGCGAGCGCGCCGACGCGATCGCGCAGGAGGCGTACGCCGCCATCGGGCGCGAGGTCAACCTCGGCTCTCCGAAGCAGCTGCAGGAGGTGCTGTTCGACGAGCTGCAGCTCCCGAAGACCCGCAAGACGAAGACGGGCTACTCGACGGATGCCGCGGTGCTCGCCGACCTGCAGGAGACCAACCCGCACCCCTTCCTCGACCTGCTGCTGCAGCACCGCGAGGCGACGAAGCTCCGTCAGATCATCGAGTCCCTCGACGTCGCGATCGCCGAGGACGGCCGCGTGCGCACGACCTATCTGCAGACCGGCAGTCAGACGGGCCGCCTCTCGAGCACCGACCCCAACCTGCAGAACATCCCGGTGCGCACGGAGGAGAGCCGCCGCATCCGCTCGGCCTTCGAGGTCGGCGCGGGTCACGAGACGCTGCTCACGGCCGACTACTCGCAGATCGAAATGCGCATCATGGCGCACCTGTCCGAAGACCCGGGGCTCATCGAGGCGTTCAACTCGGGCGAGGACCTCCATCGCTTCGTCGGCGCGCGCGTCTTCGGCGTCGCCCCGGAAGAGGTCACGGCGCAGATGCGCACCAAGGTCAAGGCGATGTCGTACGGCCTCGTCTACGGCCTCTCCGCCTTCGGTCTCTCGAAGCAGCTGCGCATCGAGCAGTCCGAGGCGAAGCAGCTCATGATGGAGTACTTCGCGCGCTTCGGCGCGGTGCGCGACTACCTGCGCTCGTCCGTCGAGCAGGCCCGCATCGATGGCTACACCGAGACGATCTTCGGGCGCCGCCGGCCCTTCCCCGACCTCGCGAGCCCCAACCGCGTGCTGCGCGAGAACGCCGAGCGTGCTGCCCTCAACGCGCCGATCCAGGGCAGTGCGGCCGACATCATGAAGATCGCCCTCTTCCACATCCACGACGACTTCCGTGCCGAGGGGCTGCAGTCGCGCGTCCTGATGCAGATCCACGACGAGCTCGTGGTCGAGGTGGCCGAGGGGGAGTGGGATGCCGCGGAGCGCGTCGTGCGAGAGCGCATGGGCGACGCCGCCCGCCTGTCGGTCCCTCTCGACGTGCAGATCGGGCGCGGCGGCGATTGGAACGAAGCGGCGCACTGA
- a CDS encoding SGNH/GDSL hydrolase family protein → MASVRYVAIGDSFTEGVGDELPDGRVRGWADLVAEGWAGASGETIEYANLAIRGKLVWPIVEQQLEPALALEPTHLSFNGGGNDMLRPRTSVSHIVAAFERVIERCDEEGVQLIVLSGANPSAQLPLSRVIQRRGDVLSAAVAKHLDERPDIVRALNWRDRELSTPGYWSDDRLHMNARGHHRVAARVLTALGYEPPAGWWSLPALPESVRLRDAAYYRQHVGPWVRRRVTRTSSGDGREPKYGSWTRFEPAAE, encoded by the coding sequence ATGGCATCCGTTCGATACGTCGCGATCGGCGATTCGTTCACCGAGGGAGTAGGCGACGAGCTGCCCGACGGCCGCGTGCGCGGCTGGGCCGACCTCGTCGCGGAAGGCTGGGCGGGAGCGTCGGGGGAGACGATCGAATACGCCAACCTGGCGATCCGCGGCAAGCTGGTGTGGCCCATCGTCGAGCAGCAGCTCGAGCCGGCGCTCGCCCTCGAGCCGACCCACCTGTCGTTCAACGGCGGCGGCAACGACATGCTGCGCCCGCGCACCTCCGTGTCGCACATCGTCGCCGCCTTCGAGCGGGTCATCGAGCGCTGCGACGAGGAAGGGGTGCAGCTGATCGTGCTGTCGGGTGCCAACCCGTCGGCGCAGCTGCCGCTCAGCCGCGTCATCCAGCGTCGTGGCGATGTGCTGTCCGCCGCCGTCGCGAAGCACCTGGACGAGCGGCCGGACATCGTGCGCGCGCTCAACTGGCGCGATCGCGAACTGTCCACCCCGGGCTACTGGTCGGACGACCGCCTCCACATGAACGCCCGCGGACATCACCGCGTTGCCGCACGCGTGCTCACGGCTCTCGGCTACGAGCCCCCCGCCGGATGGTGGTCGCTGCCCGCTCTTCCGGAGAGCGTCCGGCTGCGCGATGCGGCGTATTACCGTCAGCACGTCGGACCGTGGGTGCGGCGCCGAGTGACGCGCACCTCGTCGGGGGACGGCCGCGAGCCCAAGTACGGCAGCTGGACGAGGTTCGAGCCCGCCGCCGAGTGA
- a CDS encoding SRPBCC domain-containing protein produces the protein MTEYFTITRTLSAPRQLVFDALTKPEHFAVWFGTAAVEVPQDSLKMDVRVGGEFRAVMLLPDGNRIDWAGEYVEVDPPARLAMTLTDNPDQYAGLPVLFDLAEVDGGTELTIRQDRADFSDEQVAATIAGYNSFIDDIEKELVRMQNG, from the coding sequence ATGACTGAGTACTTCACGATCACACGCACTCTCTCGGCGCCCCGCCAGCTCGTCTTCGACGCACTGACGAAGCCCGAGCACTTCGCCGTCTGGTTCGGCACCGCGGCCGTCGAGGTGCCCCAGGACAGCCTGAAGATGGACGTCCGCGTCGGCGGAGAGTTCCGTGCCGTCATGCTCCTGCCGGACGGCAACCGCATCGACTGGGCCGGCGAGTACGTGGAGGTCGACCCTCCGGCCCGCCTCGCCATGACGCTCACGGACAACCCCGACCAGTACGCCGGTCTGCCCGTGCTCTTCGACCTCGCCGAGGTCGACGGCGGCACCGAGCTGACGATCCGGCAGGACCGCGCCGACTTCAGCGACGAGCAGGTCGCCGCGACGATCGCGGGCTACAACTCCTTCATCGACGACATCGAGAAGGAGCTCGTCCGCATGCAAAACGGCTGA